From Salinibacterium sp. ZJ450, one genomic window encodes:
- the manD gene encoding D-mannonate dehydratase ManD produces MIIEKAEVIVTSPDRNFVTLKLTTDEGITGLGDGTLNGRELSVVAYLKEHVVPLLIGRDASMIEDAWQFLYRSSYWRRGPVTMASIAAVDMALWDIKGKAAGMPVYQLLGGASRQRMMAYGHASGKELPELFDSIREHQELGYRSIRVQTGVPGLESIYGIASNKGLPGNEGVRYDHEPAQRGALPAQEDWDTRSYLRHLPTVFEAVRNEFGPEMPLLHDGHHRMTPLQAAKLGKSLEPYDLFWLEDCTPAENQEALRLVRQHTTTPLAIGEIFNTVWDFQSLIKEQLIDYVRAASTHFGGISPLKKVMDYAALYQIKSGFHGPTDISPVGFAAQLHVGLAIHNYGIQEYMQHGDKTNAVFSQSMTFEDGYLHPGNNPGLGVELDVDEAGKYPYETAYLPYNRLADGTVHDW; encoded by the coding sequence GTGATCATCGAAAAGGCTGAGGTCATCGTCACCAGCCCTGACCGCAACTTCGTCACGCTGAAGCTGACGACGGACGAGGGCATCACGGGCCTCGGTGACGGCACGCTGAACGGCCGCGAGCTGTCCGTCGTCGCCTACCTCAAGGAGCACGTCGTTCCGCTGCTGATCGGTCGCGACGCCTCGATGATCGAAGACGCGTGGCAGTTCCTGTACCGCAGCTCGTACTGGCGCCGCGGACCGGTCACCATGGCCTCCATCGCGGCCGTCGACATGGCGCTGTGGGACATCAAGGGCAAGGCCGCCGGGATGCCGGTGTACCAGCTGCTCGGCGGCGCGAGCCGTCAGCGCATGATGGCCTACGGCCACGCCTCCGGCAAGGAGCTGCCCGAGCTGTTCGACAGCATCCGTGAGCACCAGGAGCTCGGCTACCGCTCGATCCGTGTGCAGACCGGCGTGCCCGGCCTGGAGTCGATCTACGGCATCGCGTCGAACAAGGGCCTGCCCGGCAACGAGGGCGTGCGCTACGACCACGAGCCCGCGCAGCGCGGTGCCCTGCCGGCCCAGGAGGACTGGGACACCCGTTCCTACCTGCGCCACCTGCCCACCGTGTTCGAGGCGGTGCGCAACGAGTTCGGCCCCGAGATGCCGCTGCTGCACGACGGCCACCACCGGATGACGCCGCTGCAGGCCGCGAAGCTCGGCAAGTCGCTCGAACCGTACGACCTGTTCTGGCTCGAGGACTGCACGCCCGCCGAGAACCAGGAGGCGCTGCGCCTGGTGCGTCAGCACACCACCACGCCGCTGGCGATCGGTGAGATCTTCAACACCGTGTGGGACTTCCAGTCGCTCATCAAGGAGCAGCTGATCGACTACGTGCGCGCGGCATCCACTCACTTCGGTGGCATCAGCCCGCTGAAGAAGGTCATGGACTACGCGGCGCTGTACCAGATCAAGTCGGGCTTCCACGGCCCGACCGACATCTCGCCGGTCGGTTTCGCTGCGCAGCTGCACGTGGGTCTCGCGATCCACAACTACGGCATCCAGGAGTACATGCAGCACGGCGACAAGACCAACGCGGTGTTCTCCCAGTCGATGACCTTCGAGGACGGCTACCTGCACCCGGGCAACAACCCGGGCCTCGGCGTCGAGCTCGACGTCGACGAGGCGGGCAAGTACCCGTACGAGACCGCCTACCTGCCGTACAACCGTCTCGCCGACGGCACTGTTCACGACTGGTGA